In Chitinophagaceae bacterium C216, the genomic stretch ACGGCTAGTGCAGTCAGAAATACTTTGAGTGATAGAGGTACCCGATTACCCAGTAGCGATAGTATTCCTAGTGCAAAGGCGATATCTGTAGCCATGGGAATACCGGCTCCAGATTGGGTGATGCTTCCTATGTTCAGCGACAAATACAAAGCCGCCGGAATGAGCATGCCTCCTAATGCCGCAAAAACCGGCAGTAAAGCATTTTTTATTTTAGAAAGTTCTCCTATGTAAATTTCTCTTTCCAGTTCCAGGCCGATGAGCAGAAAGAAAATCGTCATCAAACCATCATTGACCCAATGCTCAATGGAGCCTTCTCCAATTTTGGTATTCCAAAAGTGATGATAACTGTCATGGAAAGAGGAGTTGGCTATGGTCAACGAAATGATAGTACAAGCTATCAATATCAAACCACCGGATCTTTCGCTTTCTACAAATTCCTTAAACAACTTTGTAGCTCTCATAGTACTTCAAATTCGAGACAAATATAGCCATTGTAGTAAAAGGCTATGGGTGTAATGAAAAATGATATGCGGGATATCCTCCTTAAACTTTATACATTCTATTTGCTGAATTTATATATTCCAACGGATCAAAGGTCTTGTCGAACGACTCCTGCAGCTCTTTCATCTTAATCTCCAGATCGCGAATACGGCTGCCCAGCTGTGGATCATTTTTATATTTTTCAAATAGCTCTTTGTACTTTAAAAGATTTTGACTGATGCGAAATGTAACCTGACCAAAACGCTGCTTCAGCGATTGTACATCGTTCATCTGTATATACGCCTTTTGTCTCCATTCTTTAGGATTCTGATCACGTTCTGTTGCCACAAACTGTGCTGCTTTGTCGCGCAGCATGGTGAGGTATTGATAGCGTTTTTCGGCATCGTTTTCTTTCGAAAATTTGGCTTCAAAGTCGGCAGGAGTTATTTTTAGAATTGCTAGATTTTCTTTTAGTGTTTTGTCAAATTTCTTTTGCAAATCTTGTAGTTCGGTAGTAATGGCTTCCCACTCGGTTTCGATGCGTTCATTATCGTAATTAAACTGACTGATCTTCATGGTAAGGGTTAGCATCTCTTCACTTTGCGCTTTTAGGGCTTTTTCCTTTTTCCCTAAATTGTCGATATAGGATGTCATGCTTGAGAAAAGTGCCGAAGTGATGGGGCCGGTTACGGGAGCGCCTTTGGTAAAATTACCCGCAAAGTTCAGCAGATTATTAGTGACCGTCAATACAGGGCTTTCAGCTTTTTTCTCCTTTACAAATGCTGCATATTGATTATACCATTTGGTATAACCGTCGTAATTCATGGGATTGCCCGTTTCACTCAGTGAGTTGAAGAATGCTTTCGTAGAGTTGAACAGCATCAGCGGCTTGATTTCTCTATCCATGGATACGAGGTTCACCAATGCCGACTGATAATTGGCCTGAAAAAGATTGAGCTCATTTGCTTCGATGGCTTTTTGTTTTTCTTCAATCGCCTGTAGACGTTCGGCCAGTTTATCGGCCTTATCTTTTACATCTTTTGAGGCTGCTATGGACTTATCCAACATCGATAGTCGCTGATCCAAAGATATTACAGTGGAATCAATCGATCTTGTTTTCTGCTGGAAAACATGTTGGATTTCATTCAATACCTTGTCTCTTAAATTCATTTCCTGTTGAGTACTATCATTTACCTGTGCAACGGCTGTACTAGTTGTAAACACGAATGAAATGGCCCAAAGCTTTTTCATAACGCAAAATTTATGATGGTAAAGAGATATATCGCAAACAAAAGCATTGCTCAATCCAACAAAGATAATCTTATCAAAGGCTTTAGCGAAATATAAACGGGTGAAGTTCACTCCAATAAAAGTTTAAACAGGCACAATAGTTGTCTGATAGCTAAAAAAATCATAAAATTACCGTCAATTATAAAAAAGCTTTTTTTGTAAGCGATTCAGGTTTTAATTTTCGAGATTCTATGAAGCAACGCATCGTACAAAAGCCCTGTTTTTTTGTATTCGCATGGATATTATTGTGTAATTTTTCTTTACGCGCGCAGGATATCGTTTCCAAAATTGAAAATTATGCCGCAGCCTATAGTGCAGAGCGGGCATATCTGCATTACGATAAGTCCTCTTATTTTCCGGGAGAAACCATCTGGTTTAAGGCATATGTGTTGAATGAGCTGGCCCCGGCAACAGAAAGTAAGAACTTTTATGTCGACTGGATTGATGATAAGGGGCAGGTACTACATCATACAGTAGCACCTCTCGTCAATGGGCTTACAAACGGTCAGTTTGATATTCCCGAGGATTATAAAGGAAAATTCATAGCGGTAAGAGCGTATACGCGTTGGATGCTCAATTTCGACTCTTCTTTTCTTTATAAGAAGACCATTAATATTATCCAGAAGGATGTTACCAAAACCCCTCAGCAAATAGTGGTGAAGCCTGTGTTGGAATTCTTTCCCGAAGGGGGGGATATTATTGCCGGTGTATTAAATAAGGTAGCCTTTAAAGCCCGTGATCAATGGGGGCGACCCGTTAAAATCAAAGGTGTTGTAACCGGTGCTGATGGGAAGACCATTGACAGCCTGCGCATAATACACGACGGTATGGGGTTTGTGATGCTTACGCCTCCAGCCGGCGCTAGCTTTACAGCCAAGTGGAAAGATGAACAAAATAATACTTACACGACGCCTTTGCCAGCCGTAAAGACTACTGGTGCCAATATTCAGGTGGCAGTAAGCGAGGGGCGCAGGAGCTTCAAGGTAAATCTTTCTTCTGATCTCGCCTCTCGGATGGACAGTGTGTACATCGTAGGTACCATGTTTCAGCATGTAGTGTTCAATATCGCTAAATCTACCCAATCGGAAATAGTGGGTGTGGTTCCCATTGAAAACCTTCCGTATGGTGTACTCACCATTACGGTTTTTGATAAAAACTGGAATGCTTTAACCGAGCGTATTACTTATATCGATAATCATGCTCCCTATATTTTCAAACCCGAAATGGAAGTACAACGTTGGGGGTTGAGTTACCGTGCAAGAGATGAAATAAAAATTACGGTGCCGGAAAATATAGCTTCTTCCTTATCTGTATCGGTGACTGATTTGAACATTGATGCCGATACCACTGAAAATATTCTTTCTACATTGATGTTAACCAGCGAACTAAAGGGTAAGGTTTATAATCCGGCTTATTATTTTAAGGATCCTTCACTTGTAAAACAACAGCATCTGGATTTGGTAATGTTAACCAATGGTTGGCGCAGAATCAACTGGCAGCAGGTAACGAAAGGAGAATTGCCTAACATCGTTTATCCGAGGGATACATCGTATATGACGCTTTCGGGTATTGTGCAAGGTTTTGTTCCGGGTTCTTTGGGGGATGGTGCGATGGCCATGATGATCGTAAAACAGAAAGACAAGGAAAATCAGATGTATTTGGTGCCTATAAATCGCAACGGAACATTTGACGATCCTTCTGTTGTTTTATTTGATACTGCCCAGATTTACTATCAATTTCAGGATAAGAGTTTAGAAGGTGCAACCATACAGTTTTTCCCCAATAAATTGCGTGTGCCTCCTGTAGGTAAGAATTATGCCGATGAAATTTTTCCCGATACTACTGGATTGGCCCGTCACCTGATGCTGGCTCTGGAACATAGTGAGAATGTTCAGAAGACAAAATATAAAGAGCTGGAAGCTGTGACGGTGAAAGCTAGAACAAAATCCTCCGTGGAGCTATTGGATGAAAAATATGCTACGGGATTGTTTAGCGGGGGTGATGCTATCCAATTTGATGTATTAAACGATCCCTTTGGAAAGGTGGGCGATATCTTCACTTATCTGCAGGGAAAAGTGGCCGGATTACAAATAAGCGGACAAGGCTCTAATGCTAGTTTAAGCTGGCGAGGTGGTGCGCCGCAGTTGTATTTGGATGAAGTTCCTACCGATGTACAAATGCTTTCATCCATCAACATTAATGATGTGGCTTATATTAAAGCCTTCAGACCTCCGTTCATGGGCGGATTTAATGGAGGAAACGGGGCTATAGCCATTTATACCCGAAGAGGAGATGAGGCTAGGAGTGAGAGTCAGGGTATTCCTAACAGCAAAGTATTTGGATATACGCAAATTCGTGAGTTTTATTCTCCTCGTTATCTACGCCCAGAGGAAGATCCCGGAGCCGAGAGGGATGTGCGTACTACTTTATATTGGAACCCGAACGTAACGGTAAACCCGAATACCAAGCAAATTGTGTTGTCTTTCTACAATAATGATGTTACTGATGCCTTCCGCGTGGTGATTGAAGGAATGACGGTAGATGGAAAGTTGGCTCACTTGGAAGAAATTATGGAATAACAGCCTAGGTTTTTCTCAATGAAAAGCCCGAAGAAGTAAAACTACTGCTTCGGGCTTTATTATTATGGTTGATATGAATTACTCCTCATTGTTGAAGTAAAGCTTATAAAATCTTCCTTTTTCATCTTCGCCGTGCTCAATTTTGCTACGGTCGCCGTGAATGTAAATGTGAAAATTTTTGTCCAGCTTTATCACACTTTTATAATGACGCTGTTGCCGTTTTACTGCTGCTGGCGATATGGAGAAGCTATCTTCAATGCTGATTGCTTTCTCCGCTTCATAGTGCTGTTTATAACGATTGAAGCTTTCGATATATTCCTGATGAAATAACACTTCATTATTAAAGGTTTCCTGATCGAAATGCTGTTTCTCTTTGAAAAAATTCAGGCTGCGGTTCAGCAAATCGGCCTGATCGGCCTTGGTAACATTGTATTCTTCTGGTAAATGCTCTATTACATATGACTTGTAAAGGGTCATCGTGCTTTCGGTATTAAAGTATTGATCCTTGCGCTGTTCCACTTTCAAAAATGCGTCTGTCCAATAACGGGCTTCGGCCGATTTACCTTTTCCGTCTACAATCGAAATCACAAAACCATTTTCTCTATCAATATTATAAATCATGCATCCTTTATCTAATTTGCTGATATTAATACCTTTTTCACTATCCACCTCAAAATTATCTTCAATAGGAGAAACTTTGAGGAATGGTTCTTTATTTTCCGATTTGAAAAGGCCCACTGCATCTACCGTGTCTCCATTAAGCAATCCTTCCTTAAAATATACTACAAAAAAATCGCCTCCTTTGATATTAGGATGGCTGCTTTGATTATAAAGGTGTTGTGCCAGCAGCTTTGACTGTGCCAATGTTTGTTCGGGCTTGTCAAAAATGGCACAAACGGATTTCCACACTTCATTGTTGCTAATATGGCCTTCGCTCGTAAACTGAAAATATTCCTCCGATTTGAACGGTGTTAAAAAGTACTTGACCAATAACTCTTTTACTTCCGGAGTCAATGCCAGCTCTTTTTTGGATAGAGTCAAAAACTCACTTTCTACCTGATTTCCTACTCGATGTAAACAAATATGTGTAATAGCCGATCCTTCAAAATACTGCATAAGCTTGCTTTAAAAATGGGGCGTAAAGTAGAGAAAAATTAGCCATCAGCAATCGGTTATGCGGAGATTTTTGCTGATTCTGACGTATAACCGAGCATAAGGTAATTGTTGTCCTATTTTTTGATGATTTTTTAGTTCCGATTTCAATTAATAACAATCTGAATATCTTACCTTATACATCATAAATTCTTGTTACCTTTGCACGCCCTGCGGGATTATAGTATATGAAGCATATTAGAAATTTTTGCATAATTGCCCATATTGACCATGGTAAAAGTACCTTGGCCGATCGTTTATTGCAGTCTACCAATACTGTTAGCGACCGTGAAATGATGGATCAGGTTTTGGACGACATGGATCTAGAGCGGGAGAAAGGTATTACTATTAAAAGTCATGCCATCCAAATTAACTATCGGTCGAAAGCAGGTGAGGATTATGTGTTGAATCTGATCGATACGCCCGGCCACGTAGACTTCAGCTATGAGGTGAGCCGTGCACTGGCAGCCTGTGAGGGCGCCTTATTGTTGGTAGATGCTACTCAGGGTATTCAAGCGCAGACTATCAGCAACCTCTATCTGGCTATTGATAACGATCTGGAGATTATTCCCGTAATCAATAAGATCGATATGGACGGTGCCATGATCGAAGAGGTAAAGGATCAGATTATTGATCTTATCGGCTGTAAGCCTGAAGATATTTTGCTGGCGAGTGGACGAACCGGGCAGGGGGTTGATGAAATTCTGGAAGCTATTGTGCAAAGAATTCCACCTCCCGAGGGCGATGAAAATGCACCGCTCCAAGCACTGATTTTTGATAGTGTATTTAACAGTTTTCGCGGCATTATCGTGTATTTCCGTGTGATGAACGGAATTATACGAAAGGGTGATAAAATTAAGTTCGTTAGTACCGGTCAGGAATATGAAGCGGATGAAGTGGGTATTCTGAAGCTCAAGATGACCGAGAAAAAAGAGATAAAGGCCGGCGATGTGGGGTATATCATTACCGGTATTAAAAACGCTAAGGAAGTGAAGGTGGGGGATACCATTACAATGGCCAATAATCCCAACCCCGAAGCTATTAAAGGTTTTGAAGAGGTAAAACCGATGGTATTTGCCGGGATTTATCCTGTGAATACTGATGATTTTGAGGAATTGCGCGACTGCATGGATAAGCTGCAACTTAATGACGCTTCTCTCACTTTTGAAGTAGAAACTTCGCAGGCGTTAGGTTTCGGTTTCAGATGCGGCTTTCTCGGCATGCTGCACATGGAAATTATACAGGAGCGCTTGGAGCGAGAGTTCAATCAGACGGTGATCACTACTGTTCCTAACGTAAGCTTCCTAGCATATACTACCAAGGGCGAAACCATTGTGGTAAATAACCCGTCGGAGTTTCCTGATCCAGTGAAAACCGATCGGATCGAGGAGCCCTATATTAAAGCGCAAATCATTACCAAGCCCGAGTATATCGGTAATATTATGACGCTATGTTTGGGCAAGCGCGGCATTCTGGTAAATCAAAATTACCTGACACCCACCCGTGTAGAGCTGGTGTTTGAAATGCCGTTGACAGAGATAGTATTTGACTTTTACGATAAACTAAAATCACAGACTCGCGGTTATGCATCATTCGATTATCATCCACTAGGATACAGAGAGAGTGATATTGTGAAAATGGATATTCTGCTGAATGGTGACAAAGTAGATGCACTGAGTGCGTTGATTCACCGTAGTCGTGCGCAAGAGTTCGGACGCAAGCTTTGCGAGAAATTGAAAGAGTTATTACCGCGTCAGCAGTTCCAGATTGCAATTCAGGCGGCCATTGGCGCTAAGATTGTAGCCCGGGAAAATATTTCTGCATTACGGAAAGATGTAACCGCTAAATGTTACGGTGGAGATATCAGCCGTAAGCGGAAGCTGTTGGAAAAGCAGAAAGAAGGTAAAAAGCGGATGCGTCAGATAGGAAATGTGGAGGTGCCCCAGGAAGCTTTCTTGGCAGTACTGAAGTTGGATGATTAGTAGGTGTAAACCCGCTAAGGAATGATGTATTAGAAAAAACATTTTGCTGCTGAAAAATCATCTTTTTTATTAAATTTGCGCTCCCAAAGTTCTTAATACTTTAATCGAGTTGGTTGCCCAGGTGGTGAAATTGGTAGACACGCTACTTTGAGGTGGTAGTG encodes the following:
- the lepA gene encoding Elongation factor 4, with product MKHIRNFCIIAHIDHGKSTLADRLLQSTNTVSDREMMDQVLDDMDLEREKGITIKSHAIQINYRSKAGEDYVLNLIDTPGHVDFSYEVSRALAACEGALLLVDATQGIQAQTISNLYLAIDNDLEIIPVINKIDMDGAMIEEVKDQIIDLIGCKPEDILLASGRTGQGVDEILEAIVQRIPPPEGDENAPLQALIFDSVFNSFRGIIVYFRVMNGIIRKGDKIKFVSTGQEYEADEVGILKLKMTEKKEIKAGDVGYIITGIKNAKEVKVGDTITMANNPNPEAIKGFEEVKPMVFAGIYPVNTDDFEELRDCMDKLQLNDASLTFEVETSQALGFGFRCGFLGMLHMEIIQERLEREFNQTVITTVPNVSFLAYTTKGETIVVNNPSEFPDPVKTDRIEEPYIKAQIITKPEYIGNIMTLCLGKRGILVNQNYLTPTRVELVFEMPLTEIVFDFYDKLKSQTRGYASFDYHPLGYRESDIVKMDILLNGDKVDALSALIHRSRAQEFGRKLCEKLKELLPRQQFQIAIQAAIGAKIVARENISALRKDVTAKCYGGDISRKRKLLEKQKEGKKRMRQIGNVEVPQEAFLAVLKLDD